GATGCCTGACACCCCCATCAACGCCCTCTTCGTGTGCAGCCGCAACCAGTGGCGCAGCCCGACTGCCGAGCAGGTCTGGCGCAAGCACCCCATGGTGCGCGCCCACTCTGGTGGCACCAGCCCCAATGCCCGCCACCCGGTCTCTGCCGCTGACATAGAGTGGGCAGAAGTCATTTTTGTCATGGAAGAAAAACACAAGTCCCGCCTCATGGCAAGCTACCGCAACCTCATAGGCCACAAGCCGGTGCATGTGCTCGAT
This is a stretch of genomic DNA from Undibacterium sp. KW1. It encodes these proteins:
- a CDS encoding low molecular weight protein tyrosine phosphatase family protein codes for the protein MMTVLPAQPYKMPDTPINALFVCSRNQWRSPTAEQVWRKHPMVRAHSGGTSPNARHPVSAADIEWAEVIFVMEEKHKSRLMASYRNLIGHKPVHVLDIPDEYKYMDAELVEQLQQAVGDILGLN